A genome region from Natranaeroarchaeum sulfidigenes includes the following:
- a CDS encoding 50S ribosomal protein L15e encodes MARSFYSHIKEAWKNPGDGKLAELQWQRKQDWRDQGAIERVDRPTRLDKARELGYKAKQGVVVARVSVRKGSARKVRHKAGRRTKRQGVNRVTRRKNLQRIAEERSGRKFQNLRVLNSYWVGEDGSQKWFEVILIDPNHPAIQNDDDLNWICDDTHQGRSYRGKTSAGQRGRGQQGRGKGTEHTKPSISGDRNRGK; translated from the coding sequence ATGGCACGAAGTTTCTACTCACACATCAAGGAAGCCTGGAAGAACCCGGGCGACGGCAAACTTGCCGAACTCCAGTGGCAGCGCAAACAGGACTGGCGGGATCAGGGAGCGATCGAGCGCGTCGATCGACCCACCCGTCTGGATAAAGCACGCGAACTCGGCTACAAGGCCAAGCAGGGCGTCGTCGTCGCCCGCGTGTCGGTCCGCAAAGGATCGGCCCGCAAGGTGCGACACAAGGCCGGTCGCCGAACCAAGCGACAGGGCGTCAACCGCGTCACCCGCCGGAAGAACCTCCAGCGGATCGCCGAGGAGCGCTCCGGCCGCAAGTTCCAGAACCTCCGCGTCCTCAACAGTTACTGGGTCGGGGAGGACGGCAGCCAGAAGTGGTTCGAGGTAATCCTCATCGACCCCAACCACCCCGCCATCCAGAACGACGACGATCTCAACTGGATCTGCGACGATACCCATCAGGGTCGGTCCTACCGTGGCAAGACCAGCGCCGGTCAGCGCGGTCGTGGCCAGCAGGGTCGTGGCAAGGGTACCGAGCACACGAAACCATCGATCAGCGGCGACCGCAACCGCGGCAAGTAG
- a CDS encoding site-2 protease family protein translates to MRNFTIGSITKIPIRLNITLVVFLPLLAYLISRPEQLAAYATAVELVSPHAVDPDALASGQTPILLGITAAVGLFASVLVHELGHSWTARYFDVGITSITLWIFGGMAHMEELPEDWNVEFWIAIAGPITSLVLAGGFFAALQVVPASAPLVLYVVGLLAVLNVSLAVFNMLPAFPMDGGRVLRALLARRRPYASATRTAAAVGQGFAVVMAIVAVLSGALLLLLIAMFIYVAASAESRTTVVRDLLRGITVRDLLTDRGDAVDAGDSVQTLLERIVTERRNGYPVVDGTELVGLVTLAELRDVEPDERDSRRVSDVMRADPPTIGPDADAFEALMLISKERTDRIVVTENGQVYGTISQRDLMTALETTQGLGDISKTDLDADGYA, encoded by the coding sequence ATGCGAAACTTCACGATCGGATCGATCACGAAGATCCCGATCCGTCTGAACATCACGCTCGTCGTTTTCTTGCCGTTGCTCGCGTATCTGATCAGTCGACCCGAACAGCTGGCGGCGTACGCGACTGCCGTCGAACTGGTCTCGCCTCATGCCGTCGATCCCGACGCGCTCGCGAGCGGCCAGACACCGATCTTGCTCGGCATCACGGCCGCAGTCGGGCTGTTCGCTAGCGTGCTGGTCCACGAACTCGGTCACTCATGGACTGCACGCTACTTCGATGTCGGGATCACGTCGATCACGCTGTGGATCTTCGGCGGGATGGCCCACATGGAAGAGCTTCCGGAGGACTGGAACGTCGAGTTCTGGATCGCCATCGCCGGGCCGATCACGAGCCTCGTGCTTGCCGGGGGGTTCTTTGCGGCACTCCAGGTCGTCCCAGCGTCGGCTCCGCTCGTCCTCTACGTCGTCGGCCTGCTTGCGGTTCTGAACGTCTCACTGGCAGTGTTCAACATGCTTCCTGCGTTCCCGATGGACGGGGGGCGGGTGCTGCGCGCGCTCCTCGCGAGACGACGCCCCTACGCATCCGCAACAAGGACTGCGGCCGCCGTCGGGCAGGGCTTTGCTGTCGTGATGGCGATCGTTGCCGTCCTCTCCGGGGCACTCTTGCTCCTCCTGATCGCCATGTTCATTTACGTCGCCGCCTCCGCGGAGTCGCGGACGACGGTCGTGCGTGATCTGCTTCGCGGGATCACGGTTCGGGACCTCCTCACCGACCGTGGTGACGCGGTCGATGCGGGCGACAGCGTCCAGACGCTGCTCGAACGGATCGTCACCGAGCGCCGGAACGGCTACCCCGTCGTCGATGGAACCGAGCTCGTGGGGCTTGTCACGCTGGCGGAGCTACGTGACGTCGAACCGGACGAGCGCGACAGCCGCCGCGTCTCGGACGTAATGCGTGCGGATCCACCGACTATCGGTCCCGATGCAGACGCCTTCGAGGCGCTCATGCTCATCAGTAAGGAGCGAACGGATCGGATCGTCGTCACTGAGAACGGCCAGGTGTACGGCACGATCTCCCAGCGCGACCTGATGACTGCCCTGGAGACGACACAGGGGCTGGGCGACATCTCGAAGACGGATCTGGACGCGGACGGCTACGCCTGA
- a CDS encoding DUF1328 domain-containing protein: MSYANLLGYTGWESIIESVQSLPVQLTGDFLQWAILFFVLAIIAAAVGARGIAGVSMEIARIFILIFLVLAIISLLL, encoded by the coding sequence ATGTCATACGCCAATCTGCTCGGCTATACTGGCTGGGAATCGATAATCGAGAGTGTTCAGTCCCTGCCGGTACAGCTGACCGGTGATTTCCTCCAGTGGGCGATCCTGTTTTTCGTCCTCGCGATCATCGCCGCTGCCGTTGGTGCACGCGGCATCGCAGGCGTCTCCATGGAGATTGCCCGGATCTTCATCCTGATTTTCCTCGTCCTGGCGATTATCTCGCTGTTGCTATGA
- the thiD gene encoding bifunctional hydroxymethylpyrimidine kinase/phosphomethylpyrimidine kinase: MKPAAPEHRPVALTIAGSDSGGGAGIQADLKTMEATGAFATSVITAVTAQNTTGLTSSQVLPIDEIDAQCDAVFNDFEVAAIKTGMLARAEVIELVTDRVATASAPAVVDPVMVATSGDRLLDADAEDAYETLIGESTLVTPNADEAEVLLDETIETTADARAAGERLVGMGAEAALVKGGHLHEDEETVVDVLVTGTGIEEFEHPRIDTNATHGSGCTLSSAIAARLADGDSVLDAVEWGTEFMHSAVRYHHDVGQGPGAVNHLVDLRNRADRQYLDRRLETLGERIRKIGVDGSQVRLAAASRYAESKADVVTGTMASDRVNRSANTADERVVQRLLGVRDAVPTVRFAVSVTLSEGQDYIHSSRHTYSADTQIRSACRDCAAGATGDPIILEERGETIVYSVCGSTVDAVAERIGELEHEEQ; this comes from the coding sequence ATGAAACCCGCAGCTCCCGAGCACCGTCCTGTGGCGTTGACGATTGCCGGAAGCGACTCCGGCGGCGGCGCAGGCATTCAGGCCGATCTGAAGACGATGGAAGCGACCGGGGCGTTCGCTACCAGCGTGATTACCGCTGTAACGGCCCAGAACACTACCGGATTGACCAGCTCACAGGTCCTCCCGATCGACGAGATCGACGCGCAGTGTGACGCCGTCTTCAACGATTTCGAGGTAGCAGCGATCAAGACGGGGATGCTCGCGAGAGCCGAGGTGATCGAACTCGTCACCGATCGTGTGGCGACTGCGAGCGCCCCTGCTGTCGTCGATCCGGTGATGGTCGCCACCTCCGGCGACCGGCTGCTCGACGCCGACGCCGAGGACGCCTACGAGACATTGATCGGAGAAAGCACGCTCGTTACACCGAACGCCGACGAGGCCGAGGTGTTACTTGATGAAACTATCGAGACCACCGCAGACGCTCGGGCTGCGGGCGAACGGCTCGTCGGTATGGGTGCAGAGGCCGCGCTGGTCAAGGGAGGCCACCTCCACGAGGACGAAGAGACGGTCGTCGACGTACTCGTTACTGGAACGGGAATCGAGGAGTTCGAACATCCGCGAATCGACACGAACGCGACGCACGGCTCGGGCTGTACCCTGTCGAGTGCGATCGCTGCTCGACTTGCGGACGGTGACTCTGTTCTCGACGCTGTCGAGTGGGGGACCGAGTTCATGCACAGCGCAGTCCGCTACCACCACGATGTCGGGCAGGGGCCCGGAGCCGTAAACCATCTGGTCGACCTTCGAAACCGCGCGGATCGACAATATCTCGATCGGCGACTCGAAACGCTTGGGGAGCGAATCCGGAAGATCGGCGTTGATGGGTCGCAGGTGCGTCTCGCCGCCGCCAGTCGGTACGCAGAATCCAAAGCGGACGTCGTAACCGGAACGATGGCGTCCGACAGGGTGAATCGATCGGCGAACACTGCCGACGAGCGAGTCGTCCAGCGGCTCCTCGGCGTCCGGGATGCGGTTCCGACTGTCCGGTTTGCTGTCTCGGTGACGCTCTCCGAGGGTCAGGATTACATACACTCTTCACGGCACACTTACAGCGCAGACACACAGATTCGATCGGCGTGTCGGGACTGTGCAGCAGGGGCTACTGGAGATCCGATTATTCTTGAAGAACGCGGCGAGACCATAGTGTACTCCGTTTGCGGTTCGACAGTGGACGCGGTCGCTGAGAGGATCGGTGAACTCGAACACGAAGAGCAGTAA
- a CDS encoding serine/threonine-protein kinase RIO2 has protein sequence MVQNVAGILPELDPEDFYLLSGVEQGMRFSEWVSREKLPDFADLTPEEVEYRLDRCLDRGLIERKTIQYEGYTLTFEGYDALALRTFAERETITGFGASLGVGKESDVFEVQSYEPMALKFHREGYTNFREVMKERDYTSDRQHVSWLYTARKAAEREYEALETLYPDVSVPRPIDHNRHAIVMEKIDGVELSRTGLEDEQVLPVLDLVLREMQTAYREGRVHADMSEYNVFVGSEGITIFDWPQAIPADHENAEEFLERDVENIVNYFRRKYPQHVEEYDVGAVAHSIEKNEFDRVEAHSV, from the coding sequence ATGGTACAGAACGTCGCCGGGATCCTTCCGGAGCTCGACCCCGAGGACTTCTATCTCCTGTCGGGAGTCGAGCAGGGAATGCGATTTTCCGAGTGGGTATCGCGCGAAAAGCTTCCGGACTTTGCGGATCTCACTCCCGAAGAGGTCGAGTACCGACTCGATCGCTGCCTCGACCGCGGATTGATCGAACGGAAGACGATCCAGTATGAGGGGTACACGCTGACCTTCGAGGGGTACGATGCGCTGGCGTTGCGTACGTTCGCCGAGCGGGAGACGATCACCGGGTTCGGCGCGTCGCTCGGTGTCGGCAAAGAAAGCGACGTGTTCGAGGTTCAGTCCTACGAGCCAATGGCACTGAAGTTCCACCGTGAGGGGTATACAAACTTCCGAGAAGTGATGAAAGAACGCGACTACACCTCGGATCGTCAGCACGTCTCCTGGCTCTACACCGCACGGAAGGCAGCGGAGCGCGAGTACGAGGCGCTCGAAACCCTGTATCCGGATGTTTCGGTTCCCCGGCCGATCGATCACAACCGCCACGCAATCGTGATGGAGAAGATCGACGGTGTCGAGCTCTCGCGCACGGGGCTGGAAGACGAACAGGTACTCCCAGTTCTGGATCTCGTCCTCCGCGAGATGCAGACAGCCTACCGCGAGGGGCGAGTTCATGCGGACATGAGCGAGTACAATGTCTTCGTCGGCTCTGAGGGAATCACGATATTCGACTGGCCCCAGGCGATCCCAGCCGACCACGAGAACGCCGAGGAGTTCCTCGAACGGGATGTCGAAAACATTGTAAACTACTTCAGGCGCAAGTATCCCCAGCACGTCGAGGAGTACGACGTTGGGGCAGTCGCCCACTCGATCGAAAAAAACGAGTTCGACCGGGTCGAAGCTCACTCGGTCTGA